GCGCCGGAGTCCAGATAGCTGTAGCCCAATCGTTCCGCCACCCGGCGCGCCGTAGTGCTCTTGCCGGAACCCGCGGGTCCGTCGATGGTGATGATGAACGATTTGCGAAGACTGGCGGCCATGCGCGTTGCATTCCTGTGACTGCACTAAAAAGGGTGATCGGCTGTCGTTTCAATCGGACAATCCAACGGCTTTTTTCAATGCGTGCACCTCGTTGCTGGTCAGGCGCCGCCACTCGCCAGCGCGTAAACGCCCCAGGGTCAGAGGTCCGAATTGTACGCGGCGCAGATTTTTCACTTCATAGCCCAAGGCGGCGAGCATCAGACGCACCTGGTGCTTCTTGCCCTCTTGCAAACATACGGCGATCCGGTCCGGAGTTCGCCCATAAAACCAGGCCTCGCAGGGTTGAGTAACATAGTCCTCCACCTGCACCCCACGAGTGAGCCGTTGAAAATCGCGGGGATTAAAGTCGGATTTCAACGTCGCGTAATAGATTTTGCTCACTTTGAAACGGGGATGCAGCAGGCGAAAAGTCAGATCCCCGTCGTTGGTCAACAGCAACAATCCTTCGCTCTGGTAATCCAGCCGGCCCACTGGAACCAGACGGTCGTCGATTTTCACCAGCTCCATCACGGTTTTACGGCCGTGTTCGTCCTTGGCGGTGGTGACATAGCCCTTCGGCTTATTTAAAAGAATATAAATATTTTTGCCCTCGCACTGGACCGGGTGATCATCCACAGTCACCTGGTCCTGCCTTTCATCGATCTGACAACCGAGCGACTGCACCACCACTCCGTTCACCTTCACCCGGCCTTCGAGAACCAGTTTTTCTGCACTGCGACGCGAGGCGATGCCGCAGTGAGCGAGATAGCGGTTAATCCGCATGCTGCCTGGATTCTTCATCGTTCACCGGTGTATCGGATAAAAGTG
This bacterium DNA region includes the following protein-coding sequences:
- a CDS encoding rRNA pseudouridine synthase, which gives rise to MKNPGSMRINRYLAHCGIASRRSAEKLVLEGRVKVNGVVVQSLGCQIDERQDQVTVDDHPVQCEGKNIYILLNKPKGYVTTAKDEHGRKTVMELVKIDDRLVPVGRLDYQSEGLLLLTNDGDLTFRLLHPRFKVSKIYYATLKSDFNPRDFQRLTRGVQVEDYVTQPCEAWFYGRTPDRIAVCLQEGKKHQVRLMLAALGYEVKNLRRVQFGPLTLGRLRAGEWRRLTSNEVHALKKAVGLSD